From Chryseotalea sp. WA131a:
AGAAGCTTTGCGCACAGAGGTAATGAAGCGTGGCGTGCATGTGTTGGTGGCCAGTCCTGGGTTTACCGCTTCTAACATTCGAAAAAGGTCGCTCACAAAAGATGGCACGCCTCAAGGCGATTCTCCTAGAAAAGAACAAGAGATGATGACTTCAGAAGAAGTGGCCGACCGCATATACAAAGCGGTAGTAAATCGCAAAAGAGATTTAGTGCTCAGTGTTAAAGGCAACTTGGCCGTATGGATCAACAAATGGTGGCCAACCTTGGCAGATAAAATAGTTTATAACGAATTGGCCAAAGAACCTGATTCGCCTTTGAAATGAGCAAATCCAAAACTTCTTTCTTCTGTCAATCCTGTGGCCATGAATCTGCCAAGTGGGTAGGCAAGTGCCCTTCGTGTAATGCATGGAATTCCTTTGTGGAGGAGATTATTTCAACAGAGAAGACTACCAAAAATGATTGGCGCAATGAGGCTGGCAAGACAAAGCTAGATAAACCCCGCAAGCTCGATGAGATTGCCAGCACCACCGAAGCAAGGATTTCAACCGTTGATGAAGAACTCAATCGCGTATTAGGCGGTGGCATTGTGTATGGATCGCTGGTGTTGATTGGCGGGGAACCCGGTATAGGCAAGTCTACTCTGATGCTTCAAGTCGCTTTATCGTTAACTCGATTAAAAGTACTGTATGTTTCAGGTGAAGAGAGCGATCAACAAATAAAAATGCGTGCCGAGCGACTGCAGCCAACACTAAAATCGAAGCAAGACAATTTTTACATTATTACCGAAACAAATACCCGCAATATTTTTTTGGCGGTGGAGGAGTTGCTTCCCCAGCTTCTCATCATCGACTCCATTCAAACACTTCATTCCAACCAACTAGACTCTGTGGCGGGCAGCGTTGGGCAAGTCCGACAATGTGCTGCTGAGTTAATGCGCTTTGCCAAGGAAACGAACACGCCCGTATTTTTAGTAGGGCACATTACTAAAGACGGCATGCTAGCTGGCCCCAAAGTATTGGAGCACATGGTGGATACGGTATTGCAATTTGAAGGAGACAGGCATTTGGCTTACCGCATTTTGCGAACCACCAAAAATCGCTTTGGTTCCACATCTGAAATCGGTATTTATGAAATGTTGGGAAGTGGCCTTCGACAAGTTTCCAACCCATCTGAGATTTTGATTTCGCAAAAAGATGGAAACCTTAGTGGTGCCACCATTGGCGCGACCATCGAGGGCAATCGACCTTTGTTGATCGAGATTCAATCGTTGGTGAGCCCGGCATCGTATGGCACTCCACAGCGTACACCTACTGGCTTCGATCAAAAGCGACTGAACATGTTATTGGCGGTGTTGGAAAAGCGATGCGGCTTTCGCATGGGCACGCAAGATGTTTTTCTGAACATGGCCGGAGGCATTAGTGTAGAAGATCCAGCCATTGATTTAGCGATCTGTATTTCCATCATTTCATCGATGGAAGAAATTCCAGTATCCGATAAAATTTGTTTTGCTGCCGAAATCGGCTTGGGCGGAGAATTGCGTGCCGTGAATCGAATAGATCAACGCATTTCCGAAGCGGAGAAATTGGGCTTTACCCAAATTTATGTTTCTAAGTTCAGTCAAAAATCGATCGATCTTAAGAAAACCAAAATTGATGTGAAGGCTTTTGGCAAACTGACGGAGGTATTCAAGGATTTGTTTGGTCGTTAAGACTTAAACATTCAACCCATTTTCCCCAGTCAAACAAAATAATGCTACCTTCGCTAACCTTCACCTAAACCTTACAGGTATGCGTAAACCTATCGTACTCTTATGGATTGCCATTTTTGTTGCCAGCTGTCAGCCAACGAAAAAAGAAACTCCTCCAAAAGGCGCTTCCGATTACGCCAGCTTGGTCAACTTGTTTAAAGAATGGCGGGCATTTGAAACCCCACCTATGCGTGATGGAGCACCGGATTATACAGCAACCACGTTTGAGCAGCGAATGCCAGCATTTAAAAAGCTGCAAGAGAAACTTTTGGCGATGGACACCGCGCGTTGGCCAATTGAGCATCGGGTAGATTGGCACTTGGTGTGGGCAGAGATGAATGGTTTTGACTTTAACCATCGAGT
This genomic window contains:
- the radA gene encoding DNA repair protein RadA, with amino-acid sequence MSKSKTSFFCQSCGHESAKWVGKCPSCNAWNSFVEEIISTEKTTKNDWRNEAGKTKLDKPRKLDEIASTTEARISTVDEELNRVLGGGIVYGSLVLIGGEPGIGKSTLMLQVALSLTRLKVLYVSGEESDQQIKMRAERLQPTLKSKQDNFYIITETNTRNIFLAVEELLPQLLIIDSIQTLHSNQLDSVAGSVGQVRQCAAELMRFAKETNTPVFLVGHITKDGMLAGPKVLEHMVDTVLQFEGDRHLAYRILRTTKNRFGSTSEIGIYEMLGSGLRQVSNPSEILISQKDGNLSGATIGATIEGNRPLLIEIQSLVSPASYGTPQRTPTGFDQKRLNMLLAVLEKRCGFRMGTQDVFLNMAGGISVEDPAIDLAICISIISSMEEIPVSDKICFAAEIGLGGELRAVNRIDQRISEAEKLGFTQIYVSKFSQKSIDLKKTKIDVKAFGKLTEVFKDLFGR